The following proteins are encoded in a genomic region of Acidobacteriota bacterium:
- a CDS encoding lactate racemase domain-containing protein: MSFPRMLRLNQKFEGPELTDVEHETGSQLAALELGNKIRPGESVAITAGSRGIANIASIIKAASRHLKDIGAEPFVVPAMGSHGGGTAEGQQEILHSYGVTEEYTGAPIRSSMETVIVDTTPQGIPVHFDRHAYEADHVIVCGRVKPHTGFVGPIESGLHKMMLIGLGKHKGAKIYHRAIKDFSFLEIILAVADVILSKCRVAAGLAVVENAYDETALIEAVAPDRFFEREKELLKLAQLWMPRLPFPEVDLLVVDEIGKNISGSGMDTNVVGRKFNDHGATEDDTVDCKRIFVRGLTRETHGNACGIGMAEVTNQRTVDQANLVATRINALTGGHPSAAAVPIAFETDQEAMLAILETVGLVDPADSGIIQIANTLKLREVLVSEKYSPEVRERSDLEVVSGPDAMAFDAQGNLAPVAV, translated from the coding sequence ATGTCGTTTCCCAGAATGTTGCGTTTGAATCAGAAGTTCGAAGGGCCGGAACTCACCGACGTGGAGCATGAGACCGGCTCGCAGTTGGCCGCGCTTGAGCTCGGCAACAAGATTCGGCCCGGGGAGAGCGTCGCCATCACGGCCGGCAGCCGCGGCATCGCCAATATCGCCTCCATCATCAAGGCGGCTTCCCGGCATCTCAAGGATATCGGGGCGGAACCCTTCGTGGTTCCGGCCATGGGCAGCCATGGCGGCGGCACCGCCGAGGGACAGCAGGAGATCCTTCACAGCTACGGCGTCACCGAGGAATACACCGGAGCGCCGATCCGCTCCTCTATGGAGACGGTCATCGTGGACACAACTCCCCAGGGGATTCCCGTCCATTTTGACCGCCATGCCTACGAGGCGGATCACGTCATCGTCTGCGGCCGGGTCAAGCCCCATACCGGTTTCGTCGGTCCCATCGAGTCGGGCCTTCACAAGATGATGCTCATCGGCCTGGGCAAGCATAAGGGCGCCAAGATCTACCATCGGGCCATCAAGGACTTCAGTTTCCTGGAGATCATCCTGGCCGTCGCCGACGTCATCCTGTCCAAGTGCCGCGTCGCCGCGGGGCTGGCCGTCGTGGAGAACGCCTACGATGAGACCGCGCTCATCGAGGCGGTGGCCCCCGACCGGTTCTTCGAACGGGAAAAGGAGCTTCTCAAGCTGGCCCAACTCTGGATGCCCCGCCTTCCCTTCCCCGAGGTGGATCTCCTGGTCGTCGATGAGATCGGCAAGAACATCTCGGGCTCCGGCATGGACACGAACGTCGTGGGGCGCAAGTTCAACGATCACGGAGCCACCGAAGACGATACGGTCGACTGCAAGCGCATCTTCGTGCGCGGACTGACCCGCGAGACCCATGGCAACGCCTGCGGAATCGGCATGGCCGAGGTGACCAACCAGAGGACCGTGGATCAGGCGAACCTGGTGGCCACCCGGATCAACGCCCTCACCGGAGGACATCCGTCCGCGGCCGCGGTCCCCATCGCCTTCGAGACGGATCAGGAAGCCATGCTCGCCATCCTGGAGACCGTGGGCCTGGTCGATCCGGCGGACTCGGGGATCATCCAGATCGCCAACACGCTCAAGCTGCGCGAGGTCTTGGTCAGCGAGAAGTACTCGCCCGAGGTCCGGGAACGCTCCGATCTGGAAGTCGTCTCCGGTCCCGACGCCATGGCGTTCGACGCCCAGGGCAACCTGGCGCCCGTGGCCGTGTAA
- a CDS encoding ankyrin repeat domain-containing protein has product MSEKHWKLGVILVIPLLLILWWGWEDTEPVKVSEPPQQPVTGQSESSAFSIPPKRRHIPLPVEECAVCPDLPELESLKRDGEDEDIAEQMKNVLYSVAGEIRGCYGLLYKAALEGNPNPDTSQLGGCKGQTPLHMANKPDQVRGLLDAGADVSAADEYGRTPLHRQSIAPRPSAENLEIVKMLLEAGADLQAKTEDGLPPWKHVLVHSTVATSHLGTYNDIARAANDSGVSVDDYLTAHPRLRSGLTVSWSNTSWMPRSARHCWRRLWDRNSSPTS; this is encoded by the coding sequence ATGAGCGAAAAGCATTGGAAACTGGGAGTGATACTGGTCATTCCCCTGCTGTTGATTCTCTGGTGGGGTTGGGAGGATACCGAGCCGGTAAAGGTGAGTGAGCCTCCGCAACAACCCGTAACGGGGCAGTCCGAGAGTTCCGCGTTTTCCATCCCACCCAAGCGGAGACACATCCCCTTGCCGGTCGAGGAATGCGCGGTTTGCCCCGACCTTCCGGAACTGGAGAGTCTGAAACGCGACGGAGAGGACGAAGATATCGCTGAGCAGATGAAGAACGTGCTCTATTCCGTCGCCGGGGAGATCCGGGGATGTTACGGCCTGCTGTACAAGGCGGCGCTTGAAGGCAATCCCAATCCGGATACGAGCCAGCTCGGGGGCTGCAAAGGCCAGACGCCTCTTCACATGGCCAACAAGCCGGATCAGGTACGGGGACTGCTGGACGCGGGAGCGGACGTCAGTGCCGCGGATGAATACGGCAGGACGCCATTGCACCGACAGAGTATCGCGCCCCGACCCTCTGCCGAGAACCTGGAGATCGTCAAGATGCTCCTGGAAGCTGGAGCCGACCTCCAAGCAAAAACCGAAGATGGGCTACCACCTTGGAAGCATGTTCTTGTCCATTCCACGGTAGCAACCTCCCATCTCGGAACCTATAACGACATTGCCCGCGCAGCGAACGATTCGGGCGTCTCGGTGGATGACTATCTGACCGCTCATCCAAGGCTAAGGAGCGGCTTGACAGTTTCATGGAGCAATACCTCGTGGATGCCCAGATCCGCGCGACACTGCTGGAGGCGACTATGGGACCGGAATTCGTCTCCGACTTCCTGA
- a CDS encoding VCBS repeat-containing protein — MGLRPMQYCRKDFSSVSGFLLALTLTAAVSSNLHPQSATHRIRHSGFESLSKGRLGDAGANTYVSRKGRLQTINRLDLNRDGELDLVFTQDHNSVYNPDSIIYWGGPDGFRSLMPDLWELRAPFSILKYLDDAASRITRLPTQGGGRGLISDLNLDGFPDIVIANFMHNYRPDQDVYIYWGGPSGYGLGNHTQLPAYRAGGVAADDLNGDGFPDLVVANRGDELGESLGFRLHLESYIYWGSVTGFHPERRSTVPSVTAQDAAIGDFNGDGFLDLAFANHNSEVQSCFVYWGDGKGGFGPGRRQILDAKDLHLDAGVKPGKRMHDGMGTLLATDLNGDGIHDLVAAGSSNGVVFFGSSKGLDTRNSIRLPADSCKGLAAADLNQDGHVDLVFANQGARRGSRPPSEIFWGTEKGFSPEQRTPLPTLAATTVQAADLNLDGSLDLLFGNSRGETTVDAPSYIYWNSDRGFSQFRRTQLLGFGVDGSGIADLDGNGWPDVLLINHLSSDTDILPTAIFWGESQRQYGDSSLTLLRPGGTMEYSIADLDDDDYPDLLMAHREGPAIWWGGTKGYSADRRTRLNVPRPITNNIADLNRDGYLDLLFAGSGVSGRKDAAVATIVWGGAGRFESPRTTQWDLHDKLLEANAIADLDRDGHLDLVFPMSYGDESQIFWGSPDGYRQENHLLLEAYGAPHAVPADLDRDGWLDLLFTSSASPRYRDMDGPALIYWGSPEGFTAAPPTPLEGFTSLDASIADFNEDGHLDIAMTNYKSVTTREIPAFVYWGDGSRNYSMARRTLVKAASSAAVDALDLDRDGWVDLVVSNHQTFFDHAAGTNIYWGSAAGFDDSRRTHLPTVGVHLDAMVDAGNVYTREPAWDFISAPVEAPGGTRFKRLAWSGETPLGTELQFQVRTAAGQDGLETAPWRGPEGSGSFYSTSGDPLQEIPDGHSWLQYRVVLVSPDGGNSPILTEVVLECEP; from the coding sequence ATGGGATTGCGGCCGATGCAGTACTGCCGAAAAGACTTCTCATCAGTTTCAGGATTTCTTCTGGCGCTGACCCTGACGGCAGCGGTCTCCTCGAACCTCCATCCCCAGTCCGCAACCCACCGGATCCGCCACAGCGGCTTCGAAAGCCTGAGCAAGGGGCGTTTGGGCGATGCCGGGGCCAACACCTACGTTTCCCGAAAAGGAAGGCTTCAGACCATCAACCGGCTCGATCTGAATCGGGATGGAGAGTTGGATCTGGTCTTCACCCAGGATCACAACAGCGTCTACAACCCCGACTCCATCATCTACTGGGGCGGTCCCGACGGCTTCCGGTCGCTGATGCCCGATTTGTGGGAACTCCGAGCCCCGTTCTCCATCTTGAAGTACCTGGACGACGCTGCCTCCCGCATCACCCGGCTGCCGACCCAAGGTGGCGGCCGCGGGTTGATCTCGGACCTGAATCTGGACGGGTTCCCGGACATCGTCATCGCCAATTTCATGCACAACTACCGGCCGGACCAGGACGTCTACATCTACTGGGGCGGACCGTCCGGATACGGTCTCGGCAACCACACGCAGCTTCCCGCCTATCGGGCCGGCGGAGTCGCGGCAGATGACCTGAACGGCGACGGCTTCCCCGACCTGGTCGTCGCCAACCGGGGGGATGAGCTGGGCGAATCCCTGGGTTTTCGGTTGCACTTGGAGTCGTACATCTACTGGGGAAGCGTCACCGGCTTCCATCCCGAACGCCGGAGTACGGTCCCCAGTGTCACGGCACAGGACGCGGCCATTGGGGACTTCAATGGCGACGGCTTCCTGGACCTGGCCTTTGCCAACCACAACAGCGAGGTTCAGAGCTGTTTCGTCTATTGGGGAGACGGCAAGGGAGGATTCGGACCCGGGCGGCGTCAGATTCTCGATGCCAAGGACCTCCATCTCGATGCTGGAGTGAAACCGGGAAAGCGGATGCACGACGGCATGGGCACACTGCTGGCCACGGATCTCAATGGGGACGGGATCCATGACCTGGTCGCCGCCGGCAGTTCCAACGGCGTCGTGTTTTTCGGATCTTCCAAGGGTCTCGACACCCGGAACTCGATCCGGCTCCCGGCAGATTCCTGCAAGGGGCTCGCCGCCGCCGACCTGAACCAGGACGGACACGTCGATCTGGTTTTTGCCAACCAGGGAGCGCGGCGGGGTTCGCGGCCGCCGTCGGAGATTTTCTGGGGCACGGAAAAAGGATTCAGTCCCGAACAACGCACACCCCTCCCCACCCTGGCGGCCACGACGGTGCAGGCTGCCGATCTGAACCTTGACGGATCCCTCGATCTCCTTTTCGGCAACAGTCGGGGGGAAACCACTGTCGACGCACCCTCCTACATCTACTGGAACAGCGACCGGGGGTTTTCGCAGTTCCGGCGCACCCAGCTCTTGGGCTTCGGTGTCGACGGTTCGGGGATTGCGGACCTGGACGGGAACGGTTGGCCGGACGTCCTTCTGATCAACCACCTGAGCAGTGACACCGATATCCTGCCCACGGCCATCTTCTGGGGCGAATCCCAACGCCAATACGGAGATTCCTCGCTGACGTTGTTGAGACCGGGCGGAACGATGGAATACAGCATCGCCGATCTGGACGACGACGACTATCCCGACCTGCTTATGGCTCATCGCGAAGGACCGGCCATCTGGTGGGGCGGGACGAAAGGGTACAGCGCCGACCGGCGCACCCGGCTGAATGTCCCACGGCCCATCACCAACAACATTGCGGATTTGAACCGGGACGGTTACCTGGACCTCCTCTTTGCCGGCTCCGGCGTTTCCGGCCGCAAGGATGCCGCAGTGGCCACCATCGTCTGGGGCGGCGCCGGACGGTTCGAATCGCCTCGCACGACCCAGTGGGATCTTCACGACAAGTTGCTGGAAGCCAACGCCATCGCCGATCTGGACCGGGACGGCCACCTGGACCTGGTCTTTCCCATGAGCTACGGTGACGAGTCGCAGATCTTCTGGGGAAGCCCCGACGGTTACCGGCAAGAGAACCATCTCCTTTTGGAGGCCTACGGCGCCCCCCATGCCGTGCCGGCCGACCTGGACCGGGACGGATGGCTGGACCTGCTCTTCACCAGCAGCGCCAGTCCCAGGTACCGCGACATGGACGGACCGGCTCTCATCTACTGGGGGAGTCCCGAGGGATTCACTGCCGCCCCTCCCACTCCACTGGAGGGATTCACGAGCCTGGACGCCTCCATTGCCGATTTCAACGAGGACGGCCATCTGGATATCGCGATGACCAACTACAAGTCGGTCACCACGCGGGAAATCCCCGCCTTCGTCTATTGGGGAGACGGGAGCCGAAACTACTCGATGGCCCGGCGGACCCTGGTGAAAGCCGCCTCTTCAGCGGCGGTGGATGCTCTGGATCTGGACCGGGACGGTTGGGTGGACCTGGTGGTCTCCAACCACCAGACCTTCTTCGACCATGCGGCGGGGACCAACATCTACTGGGGCTCGGCGGCGGGCTTCGACGATTCCCGTCGAACCCATCTGCCGACCGTGGGAGTCCATCTGGACGCCATGGTCGATGCCGGGAACGTCTACACCCGGGAACCGGCGTGGGACTTCATTTCCGCCCCGGTCGAGGCGCCTGGGGGAACCCGTTTCAAGCGCTTGGCCTGGTCGGGCGAGACGCCACTGGGCACGGAACTCCAGTTCCAGGTGCGCACTGCTGCCGGGCAGGACGGCCTGGAAACGGCCCCATGGAGAGGCCCCGAGGGTTCCGGCTCTTTCTATTCCACGTCCGGAGACCCCCTGCAGGAGATCCCGGATGGCCATTCCTGGCTCCAGTACCGGGTCGTGCTGGTCTCCCCCGACGGCGGCAATTCACCGATCCTCACCGAGGTGGTCCTGGAGTGCGAACCCTGA
- a CDS encoding MFS transporter, protein MPERVKTGAGPEEAPTGYWELVRGNANFRYLWFGQIASLLGDWFNLIASAALLAQLTGSGFAIGGLFAVRMLAPFLISPLAGVIADRCNRKYILILSDLFRAVTVLGFLLVRDPQDVWLLYALTAVQLALGGFFFPARNAILPDIVSPRELGTANAINATTWSVMLAFGAALGGFAAGTWGIYPAFIIDALSFVVSAVILLGVRYRKTPETSAASGRGLFETAVVQYLEGLGYLRNNRDILVTALHKGVTALVFSQGYQVVKVVVGRNLFPVGEAGGISLGLLFSAAGLGTGIGPIAARLWTGDRPDRLRLALVVGYFLCALGLGISSLLINLETVLLGSLWAGIGGGIIWVFSTQLLLQSVPGQVRGRVFATEYAIFTLLSTFGVTAIGFALDSSLKVSEILAGMCVLTLVPGGLWRLWLWRRARR, encoded by the coding sequence ATGCCCGAGCGAGTGAAGACCGGGGCTGGCCCCGAGGAAGCGCCGACGGGTTATTGGGAACTGGTTCGGGGCAACGCCAATTTCCGGTATCTCTGGTTCGGGCAGATCGCGAGCCTGCTGGGCGACTGGTTCAACCTCATCGCCTCCGCCGCCCTCCTGGCCCAGCTCACCGGTTCCGGATTCGCTATCGGGGGCCTGTTTGCGGTTCGGATGCTCGCTCCGTTTCTCATCAGCCCGCTGGCGGGCGTCATCGCCGACCGCTGCAATCGCAAGTACATTCTCATCCTCAGCGACCTGTTTCGCGCCGTCACCGTGTTGGGCTTTCTGCTGGTCCGTGACCCGCAGGACGTCTGGCTGCTGTATGCACTCACGGCCGTCCAGTTGGCCCTGGGAGGTTTCTTCTTCCCGGCCCGCAACGCCATTCTCCCCGACATCGTCTCGCCGCGGGAACTGGGAACGGCCAACGCCATCAACGCCACCACCTGGTCGGTGATGCTGGCGTTCGGGGCGGCGCTGGGAGGATTCGCCGCCGGCACCTGGGGGATCTATCCGGCCTTCATCATCGATGCCCTCAGCTTCGTGGTATCGGCCGTCATCCTCTTGGGGGTTCGGTACCGGAAGACACCCGAGACCTCCGCCGCGTCCGGCCGGGGCCTGTTCGAGACGGCAGTGGTTCAATATCTCGAGGGTCTCGGCTACCTCCGGAACAACCGGGACATCCTGGTGACGGCCCTCCACAAGGGAGTGACCGCTCTGGTCTTCTCCCAGGGATACCAGGTCGTCAAGGTGGTCGTCGGCCGCAATCTTTTTCCCGTGGGGGAAGCCGGAGGAATCAGCCTCGGCCTGCTGTTCTCCGCTGCCGGATTGGGGACGGGCATCGGTCCCATTGCCGCCCGCCTGTGGACCGGGGACCGGCCCGACCGGCTCCGCCTGGCCCTGGTTGTTGGATATTTCCTGTGCGCTCTGGGTTTGGGGATCTCGTCTCTTCTCATCAACCTGGAAACCGTGCTTCTGGGAAGCTTGTGGGCGGGGATCGGCGGCGGAATCATCTGGGTCTTTTCCACTCAGCTCCTGCTCCAATCGGTGCCGGGACAAGTGCGGGGACGAGTCTTCGCCACCGAGTACGCCATCTTCACCCTGCTGTCCACGTTCGGCGTGACGGCGATAGGATTTGCTCTGGACTCTTCTCTGAAGGTGTCGGAAATCCTGGCGGGGATGTGCGTCCTGACGCTGGTTCCCGGCGGCTTGTGGCGTCTCTGGCTCTGGCGCCGCGCCAGACGGTAG
- a CDS encoding SDR family oxidoreductase, which yields MKLRLPSARLAGKRALVTGAAAGLGEAIARRFAAEGARVAVVDIQEQASHRVVESIRQEGGEAHVVAGDVGSSRQVERIVSTACSLLEGIDILVNNAGVIPSRETVLDTREEDWDKTLRVNAKGVFLMSRAVIPGMIRQGGGAIVNMSSVAGLVGLPIRPAYGASKGAVSVLTRQMAVDFGEHNIRVNAINPSFVITDINREMFRRLKKDPDAWTEMIRNHPLGRLGEPEDIAAAAVYLASDEARWVTGVLLPVDGGFTAR from the coding sequence GTGAAGCTCCGATTGCCATCGGCACGGCTGGCGGGGAAGCGGGCGTTGGTCACCGGCGCCGCCGCCGGTCTCGGAGAGGCCATCGCCCGCCGTTTCGCCGCGGAGGGGGCGCGTGTCGCCGTCGTGGATATCCAGGAGCAGGCTTCGCACCGGGTCGTCGAATCGATTCGCCAAGAGGGCGGGGAAGCTCACGTCGTGGCGGGTGACGTGGGTTCGTCGCGCCAGGTGGAACGCATCGTTTCCACGGCCTGCTCTCTGTTGGAGGGCATCGACATCCTGGTCAACAATGCCGGAGTCATCCCGTCCCGGGAAACCGTGCTCGACACCCGGGAGGAGGACTGGGACAAGACCCTCCGCGTCAATGCCAAAGGCGTCTTCCTCATGAGCCGGGCCGTGATCCCCGGAATGATCCGCCAGGGCGGGGGCGCCATCGTCAACATGTCTTCGGTGGCCGGACTGGTCGGGTTGCCGATCCGGCCGGCCTACGGAGCCTCCAAGGGAGCCGTGTCCGTCCTGACCCGGCAAATGGCCGTCGATTTCGGCGAGCACAACATCCGCGTCAATGCCATCAATCCCTCCTTCGTGATCACCGACATCAACCGGGAGATGTTTCGCCGTCTCAAGAAGGACCCGGACGCGTGGACCGAAATGATTCGCAACCATCCGCTGGGACGGCTGGGCGAACCGGAAGACATCGCCGCCGCCGCCGTCTACCTCGCTTCAGACGAAGCCCGCTGGGTCACCGGCGTCCTGCTCCCGGTGGACGGAGGATTCACCGCGCGCTGA
- a CDS encoding NAD(P)-dependent oxidoreductase has product MKVLILGAAGYLGPHVVRALEGRHELRLTDVKESAEGPHEYRRVDVAESDQVADAAEGMDAIINLSVLRHDRRLAFDVNTRGAYNALAAACRHGIRRFIQTGPFYAVTGPATCEPYDFAMHPDVTPRPGTHLYALTKGLAEEVCRIFTRNQDLYVTSFLFYHFRDTRPRPDDEPTFVPFTVTWKDAAALFPLALDVPLEQLPSRYEAYFVSADFPHGQFSNEKVKRVFGWRPTFGFEDFWKR; this is encoded by the coding sequence GTGAAGGTCCTGATTCTGGGCGCCGCCGGATACCTGGGCCCCCACGTGGTCCGGGCGTTGGAGGGCCGGCACGAGCTGAGGCTGACCGACGTCAAGGAGTCCGCCGAAGGGCCCCACGAGTACCGGCGGGTCGACGTCGCCGAATCGGACCAGGTGGCGGACGCCGCGGAGGGGATGGACGCCATCATCAACCTGTCCGTGCTGCGGCATGACCGGCGCCTGGCTTTCGACGTCAACACCCGGGGCGCCTACAATGCGTTGGCGGCGGCCTGCAGGCACGGGATCCGACGGTTCATCCAGACCGGTCCCTTCTATGCCGTCACGGGACCCGCCACCTGCGAACCCTATGACTTCGCCATGCATCCGGACGTCACGCCCCGGCCGGGAACTCACCTGTATGCCCTGACCAAGGGACTGGCCGAGGAGGTCTGCCGGATCTTCACTCGCAATCAGGATCTCTATGTCACCTCCTTCCTCTTCTACCACTTCCGGGACACTCGGCCGCGCCCGGACGACGAGCCCACGTTCGTTCCGTTCACCGTCACCTGGAAGGACGCCGCGGCCCTGTTTCCCTTGGCCCTGGACGTTCCATTGGAACAGTTGCCGTCGCGGTACGAAGCCTACTTCGTCTCTGCTGATTTTCCTCACGGCCAGTTTTCCAATGAGAAGGTCAAGCGAGTCTTTGGGTGGCGGCCGACCTTCGGTTTCGAGGACTTTTGGAAACGGTGA
- a CDS encoding NAD(P)-dependent oxidoreductase has product MKLLFTTARNRLVQHLSQALAVRHRVVLTDTLPVRSRHPFVPCNLNHDTETRRLVEGMEAIIWTGWTDPAEDVSFRLDRQTRCLYNLLRAASEAGVPRVVQLSSLEIMDRYPAGLRVTERWLPWPAEEPPALAYRLGEIVCREFAREGKLQAVCLRLGSILWDTEHSCPDGVTVQDTVEAVRRSLTAELPGYSVFHIQSGLPGQRYGTERAQRILGFKSTWRPA; this is encoded by the coding sequence ATGAAGCTGCTGTTCACAACCGCCAGGAATCGGCTTGTCCAACATCTGTCCCAGGCTCTGGCCGTGCGGCACCGGGTCGTTCTCACCGACACTCTGCCGGTCAGGAGCCGTCACCCTTTCGTTCCCTGCAATCTGAACCACGATACCGAAACACGGCGGTTGGTCGAGGGAATGGAAGCCATCATCTGGACCGGCTGGACCGACCCTGCAGAGGATGTCTCCTTTCGCCTGGATCGACAGACGCGCTGCCTGTACAACCTGCTCCGGGCGGCGTCGGAGGCCGGTGTTCCCCGCGTGGTTCAATTGAGTTCCCTCGAAATCATGGACCGGTATCCCGCCGGTCTCCGGGTCACCGAGAGATGGTTGCCCTGGCCGGCCGAGGAACCGCCGGCTCTCGCCTACCGCCTGGGAGAGATCGTGTGCCGCGAGTTCGCGAGGGAGGGAAAACTCCAGGCCGTCTGTCTCAGGCTGGGGTCGATCCTGTGGGACACGGAGCATTCCTGCCCCGACGGGGTCACCGTCCAGGACACGGTCGAGGCGGTCAGACGGTCGCTGACGGCGGAGTTGCCTGGATATTCGGTGTTCCACATCCAGTCCGGACTTCCCGGACAGCGATACGGTACGGAACGGGCACAACGGATCCTGGGATTCAAGTCGACCTGGAGGCCGGCGTGA
- a CDS encoding prolipoprotein diacylglyceryl transferase, whose translation MGPYTHQIDPILFDVGGVHLWWYGLGFALGFLHLHLSVRRSKRQLGLSDREVWSLSLFIVIGVLAGGRAVEIAFDEWPFYSRNPGLIPAFWLGGMATHGVMSGAGLSLLLFARLYRKPFLPLADTLVIPAAFLMGTARIGNFIDGQIVGSVTDAWWGVKFPDAEGFRHPVVLYDGAKNLLLMGYLLRVGRTNRTAGAVAARFVFWYALPRFVIDIFRDYPTHRLPIGTGQTLNILMVLLGAILLYRSRLRRQGRLRSDPGPAPRAAAPKRPLAAQRVVFACLLLFCLTIPSNWTQDVPSRYGKRHPGMTHSWLYPRIDTDPPTETARPR comes from the coding sequence ATGGGACCCTACACCCACCAGATCGATCCGATCCTCTTCGACGTCGGCGGAGTGCACCTGTGGTGGTACGGACTCGGCTTCGCCCTCGGGTTCCTGCATCTGCACCTCTCGGTCCGGCGGTCCAAGCGGCAGTTGGGGTTGTCGGACCGGGAGGTCTGGAGCCTGAGCCTGTTCATCGTCATCGGGGTTCTGGCCGGAGGCCGCGCCGTAGAGATCGCTTTCGACGAATGGCCCTTCTACAGCCGGAATCCAGGTCTGATCCCGGCCTTCTGGCTAGGCGGCATGGCCACCCACGGCGTCATGTCGGGCGCCGGACTCAGCCTGCTGCTCTTTGCGCGCCTGTACCGGAAACCGTTCCTGCCCCTTGCCGACACTCTGGTGATACCGGCGGCGTTTCTCATGGGTACTGCGCGGATCGGGAACTTCATCGACGGCCAGATCGTCGGCAGCGTCACCGATGCCTGGTGGGGCGTGAAGTTCCCCGACGCGGAGGGTTTTCGCCATCCGGTCGTCCTCTACGACGGGGCCAAGAATCTGCTGTTGATGGGGTACCTGCTCCGGGTCGGACGGACCAACAGGACCGCCGGCGCCGTCGCGGCCCGCTTCGTCTTCTGGTATGCGCTTCCCCGGTTCGTCATCGATATCTTCCGCGACTATCCGACCCACCGTCTCCCCATCGGGACGGGTCAGACCCTGAACATCCTGATGGTCCTGCTGGGGGCGATCCTGCTCTATCGCTCCCGTCTGCGGAGGCAGGGACGTCTCCGGAGTGATCCGGGACCCGCCCCCCGGGCCGCGGCCCCGAAGCGGCCTCTGGCCGCCCAGCGAGTCGTCTTCGCCTGCCTGTTGCTGTTCTGCCTGACCATCCCCAGCAACTGGACCCAGGATGTGCCTTCCCGCTACGGCAAGCGTCACCCGGGGATGACCCACTCGTGGCTGTATCCCAGGATAGATACCGATCCGCCTACCGAAACGGCGCGGCCCCGGTGA
- a CDS encoding ammonium transporter has translation MAETEMTAAATASISAADTAWLLVSCALVLLMTPGLAFFYGGLVRSKNILNTMMMSFASLGVTALVWVLAGYSLAFAPASEGMQPWLGGLGHLFFQGVNLEANGSIPHLLFAAYQGAFAIITAALISGAVVERIRFGPYLAFIAGWVLLVYGPVCHWVWGGGWLGEMGALDFAGGTVVHVTAGTAAVVAAWQVGPRSDYGRQAIIPHNVPFVLLGAGLLWFGWFGFNGGSALAADGTASLAFVNTLLAPAAALTVWMILDAVRDRMATAVGAATGIVVGLVAVTPAAGFVSPMGAIAIGAIATFPCYYAILFRSRSGLDDSLDVAAAHGMGGLSGAVLTGVFAHAAWGGSDGLLNGNAMQVVIQAVGVLATIVYCGVVTWVLLKVISLFGTLRPAQVDERTGLDILEHGEDAYGRGEGTTMIPPGSAV, from the coding sequence ATGGCAGAAACCGAAATGACCGCTGCAGCCACTGCGAGTATCTCGGCTGCGGATACGGCATGGTTGCTGGTTTCTTGTGCTCTGGTCCTCCTCATGACTCCGGGACTCGCCTTCTTCTACGGCGGACTCGTCCGGTCCAAGAACATCCTCAACACCATGATGATGAGCTTTGCCTCCCTGGGCGTGACCGCCCTGGTCTGGGTCCTGGCCGGTTACAGCCTGGCCTTCGCCCCGGCCAGCGAGGGCATGCAACCCTGGTTGGGCGGCTTGGGACATCTCTTTTTCCAGGGCGTGAACCTGGAAGCCAACGGCAGCATTCCACACCTCCTCTTCGCGGCGTATCAGGGAGCTTTCGCCATCATTACGGCGGCGCTCATTTCCGGAGCCGTGGTCGAGCGGATCCGCTTCGGGCCTTATCTGGCCTTCATCGCCGGCTGGGTGCTGCTCGTGTACGGCCCGGTCTGCCATTGGGTCTGGGGCGGCGGATGGCTGGGCGAGATGGGTGCCCTGGATTTTGCGGGAGGCACGGTGGTCCACGTCACGGCGGGAACGGCGGCCGTCGTCGCCGCCTGGCAGGTGGGACCCCGGAGCGACTACGGGCGGCAGGCGATCATTCCCCACAACGTGCCGTTCGTCCTCCTGGGCGCCGGACTGCTCTGGTTCGGCTGGTTCGGCTTCAATGGCGGCAGCGCTCTGGCGGCCGACGGTACGGCGTCTCTGGCCTTCGTCAACACCCTGCTGGCTCCAGCCGCCGCGTTGACCGTCTGGATGATTCTGGATGCCGTCCGGGACCGGATGGCGACGGCAGTGGGAGCCGCCACCGGTATCGTCGTCGGGCTCGTGGCCGTGACCCCGGCGGCAGGTTTCGTCAGTCCCATGGGAGCCATTGCCATCGGCGCCATCGCCACGTTCCCCTGCTATTACGCGATTCTCTTTCGATCCCGATCCGGATTGGATGATTCCCTGGACGTGGCGGCCGCCCACGGAATGGGTGGATTGAGCGGTGCGGTGCTGACCGGAGTCTTCGCTCACGCGGCCTGGGGTGGATCCGATGGCCTGCTGAATGGAAACGCGATGCAGGTCGTGATCCAGGCTGTGGGCGTCCTCGCCACCATCGTCTATTGCGGCGTCGTCACCTGGGTGCTTCTGAAGGTCATTTCGCTGTTTGGGACCCTGAGGCCGGCTCAAGTCGATGAAAGGACCGGCTTGGATATCCTGGAGCATGGCGAAGACGCGTATGGCCGTGGCGAAGGCACGACCATGATTCCGCCCGGTTCCGCAGTCTGA